The proteins below are encoded in one region of Parvicella tangerina:
- the rfbB gene encoding dTDP-glucose 4,6-dehydratase, producing MKNILITGGSGFIGSHLVRLMVTKYPDYNIVNLDKLTYAGNPENLKDIEDKGNYVFERVDIVDADAVFKVFEKYDFSGVIHLAAESHVDRSISNPNEFIMTNVVGTLNLLNAARTSWGSNFSDKVFYHVSTDEVYGSLGDEGFFYEDTAYDPRSPYSASKASSDHIVRAYYHTFGMPVKISNCSNNYGSHQFPEKLIPLMINNIKKNKPLPVYGEGLNVRDWLWVVDHARAIDEIFHRGKVGETYNIGGHNEWKNIDLVHLLCDTMDEKLGREPGTARKLITFVKDRAGHDLRYAIDATKIKNELGWVPSVTFEEGLSKTVDWYLENEEWLENVTSGSYRNYYQDQYQNR from the coding sequence ATGAAAAATATACTAATTACAGGAGGCAGTGGATTTATCGGTTCTCATTTGGTGAGACTTATGGTTACTAAGTACCCCGATTATAACATCGTAAACCTTGATAAATTAACTTACGCGGGAAATCCTGAAAACCTCAAAGATATTGAAGACAAAGGTAATTATGTCTTTGAGCGAGTGGACATAGTGGATGCTGATGCGGTTTTCAAGGTATTTGAAAAGTATGACTTCTCAGGGGTAATTCATCTAGCTGCCGAGTCGCATGTTGATCGATCCATTAGCAATCCGAATGAGTTTATCATGACGAATGTAGTCGGAACGCTTAACCTGCTGAATGCGGCAAGGACAAGTTGGGGAAGTAACTTTTCTGATAAAGTATTCTACCACGTGTCTACTGATGAGGTGTATGGTTCATTGGGAGATGAAGGTTTCTTTTATGAAGATACGGCCTATGACCCACGAAGCCCTTATAGTGCTTCAAAAGCAAGTTCAGATCATATTGTGAGAGCCTATTACCATACTTTTGGAATGCCTGTTAAGATTTCTAACTGCAGTAACAATTATGGCTCTCATCAATTTCCTGAGAAGTTAATCCCTCTCATGATCAACAATATCAAGAAAAACAAACCTCTTCCAGTTTATGGAGAAGGTCTTAATGTTCGGGATTGGCTTTGGGTGGTTGATCACGCTAGAGCTATTGATGAGATTTTTCACAGAGGAAAAGTTGGCGAAACTTATAATATCGGAGGTCACAACGAATGGAAAAATATTGACCTCGTTCATTTATTGTGTGATACGATGGATGAGAAACTCGGGAGAGAACCTGGAACAGCTCGTAAACTCATAACATTCGTAAAGGATAGAGCTGGACACGATTTAAGGTATGCAATTGATGCTACAAAGATTAAAAATGAACTGGGATGGGTTCCATCTGTAACGTTCGAGGAAGGGCTATCAAAAACTGTTGATTGGTACCTTGAAAATGAAGAGTGGTTGGAGAATGTGACGTCTGGAAGTTACCGAAATTATTATCAGGATCAATATCAGAATAGATAA
- a CDS encoding SUMF1/EgtB/PvdO family nonheme iron enzyme, with amino-acid sequence MSYLKYISFAVLSLTLSISCTHQSSSTTGWDYNNPENGGFQKVTFEEQETGPGLVLIQGGTFEMALEQDSVTSSKTLEVIVPSYYLDEKEVSNQAYCEYLYWTKRTFGMDYPLVYLNALPDTLAWEKEVGRGNNYVKNYLRHPAYANYPVVGVSWMQANNYCDWRTDRVNEMILIREGILQNNPNQINEDNFNTEAFLTGQYVSGIRDENMLSDLNPYREKRLVRWEDGILLPSYRLPTEVEWEYAASAGVTLDKKTEKKINQTLTHFGQFVNPLYNKEDSFNAYSVLPVDAYIPNDFGIYNLSGNVSEWVADTYLERTAESVDVYAPFIGRKSRVPNESWNYKFDEKLNAPYFDLDQLSSFMQELRERHLSIHSQDTVAMRIFNVVEEKIKEASHWESEGKYVNASMLMVDFIYGELEQMKYSHEGFNDYGYTEELPVMTNIRHYLAKSIIDIPGHIKYEDVSPMDRIKYRNNRLDDYPYYDSIMASNHERVFKGANWHDSEKWITPSFRRHHNKYEGTAFIGFRCAMDRVGSPVGLGKKKKE; translated from the coding sequence ATGAGCTATTTAAAATATATTTCTTTTGCTGTATTATCGTTAACATTATCGATTTCCTGTACCCATCAATCTTCCTCAACAACGGGGTGGGACTATAACAATCCTGAAAACGGTGGCTTTCAAAAGGTTACTTTCGAAGAGCAAGAAACTGGTCCGGGCCTAGTGCTTATACAAGGAGGAACTTTCGAAATGGCATTGGAGCAGGATTCGGTAACTTCTAGCAAAACATTAGAGGTAATCGTTCCTTCATATTATCTTGATGAAAAGGAAGTCTCTAATCAAGCTTACTGTGAATATCTCTATTGGACGAAGCGAACTTTTGGAATGGACTATCCATTAGTATATCTAAATGCTTTGCCAGATACACTAGCTTGGGAAAAAGAAGTCGGTCGGGGTAATAATTATGTAAAAAACTATTTAAGACATCCTGCTTATGCAAACTATCCGGTAGTTGGAGTGAGTTGGATGCAAGCAAATAACTATTGCGACTGGAGAACGGATCGGGTGAATGAAATGATTTTGATCAGAGAGGGAATTTTGCAGAATAATCCCAACCAGATTAATGAGGATAACTTTAATACTGAGGCTTTTCTTACAGGGCAGTATGTCTCTGGAATTAGAGATGAGAATATGTTATCAGATTTGAACCCCTATCGTGAAAAAAGACTAGTAAGGTGGGAAGATGGAATACTACTACCAAGCTACAGACTTCCCACGGAAGTTGAATGGGAATATGCCGCTTCTGCTGGTGTAACGCTAGACAAAAAAACGGAGAAGAAAATAAATCAAACCCTCACTCATTTTGGTCAATTTGTCAACCCGCTGTATAACAAAGAGGATTCATTTAACGCCTATTCAGTATTGCCAGTAGATGCCTATATTCCGAATGACTTTGGAATATATAATCTGTCTGGGAATGTGAGCGAATGGGTTGCCGACACTTACCTAGAAAGAACAGCAGAGTCCGTTGATGTTTATGCTCCATTTATCGGAAGGAAATCAAGAGTTCCCAACGAATCATGGAATTATAAGTTTGACGAGAAACTAAACGCACCTTATTTTGATCTAGATCAGCTTTCATCATTCATGCAAGAACTTCGCGAGAGGCACTTGAGCATTCATAGCCAAGATACAGTTGCAATGCGCATATTCAACGTTGTTGAAGAAAAGATCAAAGAGGCTTCCCACTGGGAGTCCGAAGGGAAGTATGTTAATGCGTCTATGTTAATGGTAGATTTTATATATGGAGAACTAGAGCAAATGAAGTATAGTCATGAAGGTTTCAATGATTATGGTTATACAGAAGAGTTGCCTGTAATGACAAATATTAGGCATTACCTTGCAAAATCAATAATAGACATTCCTGGCCACATTAAGTACGAAGATGTTAGCCCGATGGATCGAATTAAATATCGGAATAATCGACTGGATGATTACCCCTATTACGATAGCATCATGGCGTCAAATCATGAGCGGGTATTCAAAGGAGCGAATTGGCATGATTCAGAAAAGTGGATCACCCCTTCGTTCAGAAGGCATCACAACAAGTATGAAGGAACAGCCTTCATTGGTTTCCGTTGTGCCATGGATCGAGTAGGTTCTCCAGTAGGTTTAGGAAAGAAAAAGAAGGAATAA
- a CDS encoding Gfo/Idh/MocA family protein: protein MIEGKVKFAVIGCGHIGKRHAEMIRRNEESELVALCDVKPKEELGIEDFNAVFFQSIDELIAANLDIDVINICTPNGLHSDQSIKALEENYHVVVEKPMGLSKAKCERVIYKALKANKHVFCVMQNRYSPPSVWIKDMMRNKRLGDILMVQLNCYWNRDERYYKKGGWKGTSDLDGGTLFTQFSHFIDIMYWLFGDISNIQGKFKDFMHKGSTDFEDSGLVSFDFVDGGMGCLNYSTAVWNKNLESSMTIVGSKGSVKIGGQYMNEVECCNVEGYDMPELEASNPPNDYGPYKGSAANHHYIIENVVDTLKGRTTATTNALEGLKVVDIIERIYEVRDKQGY from the coding sequence GAGATGATCAGAAGAAATGAGGAGTCTGAGTTAGTAGCGTTATGCGATGTCAAACCAAAAGAAGAGCTCGGTATTGAAGATTTTAATGCAGTTTTTTTCCAGTCGATTGATGAACTGATTGCGGCAAATCTAGATATTGATGTCATAAATATTTGTACGCCTAACGGATTGCACTCTGATCAGTCGATAAAAGCGCTTGAAGAGAATTATCACGTTGTAGTTGAAAAACCTATGGGGCTTTCAAAGGCAAAGTGTGAACGTGTGATCTATAAGGCGCTTAAAGCGAATAAGCATGTTTTTTGCGTCATGCAAAACAGATATTCTCCGCCATCAGTCTGGATTAAAGATATGATGAGAAATAAGAGATTAGGCGATATTTTAATGGTTCAGCTTAATTGTTACTGGAACCGAGATGAGAGGTATTACAAAAAGGGTGGATGGAAAGGAACCTCCGATTTAGATGGAGGAACACTGTTTACACAATTTTCACACTTCATTGATATCATGTATTGGTTGTTTGGAGATATCTCAAATATTCAGGGAAAGTTCAAAGATTTCATGCACAAGGGTTCTACTGATTTTGAAGATAGTGGATTGGTGAGTTTTGATTTTGTTGATGGTGGAATGGGATGTCTAAATTATAGTACTGCTGTTTGGAACAAAAATCTTGAGAGCAGTATGACCATTGTTGGTTCAAAAGGAAGCGTTAAGATAGGTGGGCAGTATATGAATGAAGTAGAGTGCTGCAATGTTGAAGGTTATGACATGCCTGAGCTTGAAGCCTCGAATCCCCCGAATGATTATGGACCCTACAAGGGTTCTGCAGCAAATCATCATTATATCATTGAGAATGTTGTGGATACCTTGAAGGGCAGAACTACCGCAACTACTAATGCTCTAGAAGGTTTAAAAGTGGTTGATATTATTGAAAGAATTTACGAAGTAAGAGATAAACAAGGGTATTAG
- a CDS encoding tyrosine-protein phosphatase gives MGLFGKLFGKKKEKDLDPADLSVLKVDVHSHLIPGIDDGAAQMEDSLNLLAEFEAMGYKKVITTPHVMSDYYRNTTDIILNGLDDVRRAKEKRGLSIEIDAAAEYNLDADFEPKIEAGDLLTFGDNYVLFELPFMSEPPMFNDIVWKLQMKGYKPMLAHVERYGFWHNQWDKIESLKDRGVAIQVNINSLTGHYGPEVKAIADKLIENDMVDLLGSDCHNLNHIGLMQRARRKPALHKVIQSEKLINKKL, from the coding sequence ATGGGGCTTTTTGGAAAATTATTTGGTAAAAAGAAAGAGAAGGATCTAGATCCAGCAGATCTTTCTGTGCTAAAGGTAGATGTCCATTCCCATTTGATCCCAGGTATTGATGATGGCGCTGCTCAAATGGAAGACTCTTTGAATCTATTGGCCGAGTTTGAAGCCATGGGGTATAAAAAAGTAATCACTACACCGCACGTGATGAGTGATTATTACAGAAATACAACCGACATTATTCTTAATGGACTAGATGATGTTCGCAGAGCAAAGGAAAAACGAGGTTTGTCTATAGAAATAGATGCTGCTGCAGAGTATAATCTAGACGCAGATTTTGAACCAAAGATCGAAGCGGGTGATCTGCTTACCTTTGGAGATAATTATGTGTTATTTGAATTGCCATTTATGTCAGAGCCACCAATGTTTAACGATATCGTCTGGAAGCTTCAGATGAAAGGTTATAAACCCATGTTGGCCCACGTTGAACGATATGGATTTTGGCATAATCAATGGGATAAAATTGAATCCCTAAAAGATCGAGGGGTAGCAATTCAAGTTAATATTAATTCGTTGACCGGTCATTATGGACCAGAAGTAAAGGCAATTGCTGATAAGCTTATTGAAAATGACATGGTTGATCTACTTGGTTCTGACTGTCACAACTTAAATCATATTGGCTTGATGCAGAGGGCGAGAAGAAAACCAGCCTTGCACAAGGTAATCCAGTCTGAAAAGCTAATTAATAAAAAATTATAA
- a CDS encoding nucleotide sugar dehydrogenase: MYDKLVKKEAKLAVIGLGYVGLPIALEFARKIKVVGFDINQKRVDMMKNNIDPSNELDASEFEGCDIEFTANLEDLRDVNFFIVAVPTPIDASKEPDIRPLVGASTTVGKVLKKGDYVVYESTVYPGCTEEDCIPVLEEHSGLKWKADFHVGYSPERINPGDKVHTLANIVKVSSGDTPESAEEIAKTYELVVEAGVHRAPSIKVAEAAKIIENTQRDVNIALINELSIIFSRMGINTYDVLEAAGTKWNFLKFFPGLVGGHCIGVDPYYLTHKAKELGYHAKIINSGRYVNDSMGFYVGKQTVKKILAKGKSIIESRILVMGATFKEDVSDIRNSKVIDVLKEIESFSCGVEIVDPHADPEEYKEEYGFELSNEPTGKYDAIIVAVNHREYVNMKEADFAELLTDKGILVDIKGIYRGQIKNLDYWSL; encoded by the coding sequence ATGTACGATAAATTAGTAAAGAAAGAAGCAAAGTTAGCCGTTATCGGACTTGGTTATGTAGGACTTCCGATTGCATTAGAGTTTGCTAGAAAGATTAAAGTAGTAGGATTTGATATCAACCAAAAACGAGTTGATATGATGAAAAACAATATTGACCCCAGCAACGAGTTAGACGCATCGGAGTTTGAAGGCTGTGATATTGAGTTCACTGCGAATCTAGAAGATTTAAGAGATGTCAATTTTTTCATCGTTGCAGTACCTACTCCTATTGATGCAAGCAAAGAGCCTGATATTCGTCCACTTGTTGGTGCAAGTACAACGGTTGGTAAAGTGCTGAAAAAAGGGGATTACGTGGTTTATGAATCCACTGTATATCCAGGATGTACTGAAGAAGATTGTATTCCTGTTTTGGAAGAACATAGCGGGTTGAAATGGAAAGCAGATTTTCATGTGGGTTATTCACCAGAACGAATTAACCCAGGGGATAAAGTTCATACGCTTGCTAATATTGTTAAGGTGTCATCAGGTGATACCCCTGAGTCTGCAGAGGAAATTGCTAAAACGTATGAGTTAGTTGTTGAGGCTGGGGTGCACAGAGCCCCATCCATTAAGGTAGCAGAAGCTGCAAAGATTATTGAAAACACCCAGCGGGATGTAAACATTGCACTAATCAATGAACTTTCAATCATTTTTAGTAGAATGGGAATCAATACGTATGATGTACTTGAAGCTGCTGGAACCAAGTGGAACTTTCTAAAGTTCTTCCCAGGTTTGGTTGGAGGTCATTGTATTGGGGTTGACCCTTATTATCTTACTCATAAAGCAAAAGAGCTCGGGTATCATGCAAAGATTATCAATTCTGGTAGATATGTGAATGACAGTATGGGGTTTTATGTTGGTAAGCAGACAGTAAAGAAGATTTTAGCTAAAGGAAAGAGTATCATTGAGTCGAGGATACTGGTTATGGGGGCTACTTTTAAGGAAGATGTAAGTGACATAAGAAACTCCAAAGTAATTGATGTGCTGAAGGAAATTGAGTCCTTTTCTTGTGGCGTAGAAATTGTTGATCCACATGCTGACCCAGAAGAGTATAAAGAAGAGTACGGCTTTGAATTGTCTAATGAGCCTACTGGAAAATACGATGCGATCATTGTGGCAGTGAACCATAGGGAGTACGTAAATATGAAGGAGGCAGATTTCGCTGAACTTTTAACCGATAAGGGAATACTCGTTGATATCAAAGGGATTTATAGAGGACAAATCAAAAACCTTGATTACTGGAGTTTATAA